The Meles meles chromosome 6, mMelMel3.1 paternal haplotype, whole genome shotgun sequence genome has a window encoding:
- the LOC123943541 gene encoding olfactory receptor 11H6, producing MLLVPPHLSNSSFVVSLEQNLKTFIIMHSLVTSVSLTALESRNTTMHFVTEFVLLGFPGQREMQNFFFSFILVVYLLTLLGNGIIVCIVKWDKRLHTPMYIFLGNFAFLEIWYISSTIPNMLVNILSETKTISFTGCFLQFYFFFSLGTTECFFLSVMAYDRYLAICRPLHYPSIMTGKLCVILVCVCWVSGFLCYPVPIVLISQLPFCGPNIIDHFVCDPGPLFALVCIPAPSTELICYTFNSLIIFGPFLSILGSYTLVLRAVLRVPSGGGRTKAFSTCGSHLMVVSLFYGTLMVMYVSPTSGNPTGMQKIITLVYSAVTPLLNPLIYSLRNKDMKDALKRVLGLRTNQN from the exons ATGCTCCTTGTTCCTCCTCACCTCTCCAACAGTTCGTTTGTTGTATCACTTGAG CAAAACCTAAAAACGTTTATTATTATGCACTCCTTAGTTACTTCTGTTTCTCTAACAGCTTTGGAATCGCGGAACACAACAATGCATTTTGTGACTGAATTTGTCCTTCTGGGTTTCCCTGGTCAAAGGGAGATGCAGaactttttcttctcattcatcCTGGTGGTCTATCTCCTCACCCTACTGGGGAACGGGATTATTGTCTGCATAGTGAAATGGGACAAGCGTCTTCACACACCCATGTACATCTTCTTGGGAAACTTTGCCTTCCTAGAGATCTGGTACATTTCCTCCACTATCCCAAATATGCTGGTCAACATCCTCTCTGAGACCAAGACCATCTCCTTTACTGGATGCTTCCtccaattctatttctttttttcactggGTACCACAGAATGTTTCTTCTTATCAGTTATGGCTTATGATCGATACCTTGCCATCTGTCGCCCACTACATTACCCCTCCATCATGACTGGGAAGCTCTGTGTGATCCTGGTCTGTGTTTGCTGGGTGAGTGGATTTCTCTGCTATCCGGTCCCCATTGTCCTCATCTCCCAACTTCCCTTCTGTGGACCCAACATCATTGACCACTTTGTGTGTGACCCAGGCCCACTGTTCGCACTGGTCTGCATCCCTGCTCCTTCCACTGAGCTCATCTGTTACACCTTCAACTCACTGATTATCTTTGGGCCCTTCCTTTCCATCCTGGGATCTTACACTCTGGTACTCAGAGCTGTGCTTCGTGTTCCTTCTGGTGGTGGTCGAACTAAAGCTTTCTCCACATGTGGGTCCCACCTAATGGTAGTGTCTCTATTCTATGGAACACTTATGGTGATGTATGTGAGCCCAACATCAGGGAACCCAACAGGAATGCAGAAGATCATCACTTTGGTATACTCAGCAGTGACTCCACTCTTAAATCCCCTTATCTATAGTCTCCGAAACAAAGACATGAAAGATGCCCTAAAGAGAGTCCTAGGATTAAGAACTAACCAAAACTGA